taATATCGATTAATTAAACTACTTACTTTTCCACatttaactttttgaaaatttgtacaGTTGTAAATAATACTTTGTCCACATAATCAACACGATCTGGATAACATTTATGGGCCAAGTTTATCAATGCTACTTGCAATGAAACAATATCCTCCGGTGGCATATCTTGTCTTATCTatttaaacacaaaaaatacacaaaaaatgtaaaaaaaaaaaaaaaaacaaaacaaaataaaagactgagaaataatataaataataatagttacacTCTCAGACTTAAACTAGATGAGTAAGAgctattttattcatttataaacATCACagaaattttatcaacaattGTGTAGTATCTAGTCATcatcaagtaatttttattcgaaaaattaaatcaattaaaaataaacacgGAGACTTACCTCAATAATTGTAGCGACCTGGTCACTGAATACATCAAACAATTGTACGTCTTGTGGGATTCCTGGAGCTTGGCTAGGACTTCCAGGTCCTCCTACACCATCTGATCGTTGGCTGAATGTAGCGAGACGATCAATTAACGAtataattatgtttttgaCATTAACACCATTACGCAACTCTCCGCAGGATTTTAAAAATGCATTCAACGTTTGTAAATGAAATTCATCGGGAAACACCTATGATATGTTGTAAAtgcaaaataaaatgtattatttaataattagttaattaaattaatcaaagcattaaaaaattttaattacctgAATAATACATTCCATAAGATATTCTTGAGCAATAGCATCTCGACAGCTGACAACTTGCTCCAATATTCCCGGCAACACAagtttcttataaatttcaagTGTCACAGACTCGAGTTGGCATAATCTCACTAGATTAGTCCCAACAAGAATTTTAAGCTCCTCTCGTTCCCGTTCACGCCGCTCTTTATCGCGGCTGTGACCTTGGTGTTGCATTCTCACCCACAGTTTATTCATTTCAGCAAAGTTCATCAGCACGAAATCAATGCTGTCGCGAACCTAgggaataaaatattgaataaaaatttatcggagcttaataataaaataaaataaaataaaataaataaaactaacagTTCCCTCCTCATCATCTCCTTCAATAACATCTGGCAAAATGTTTCGCGTACATTGTAGCAGATAATTTCGTAAAAATAAACCACGCAAAGGATGCTGAACTCCACGGCACATTTCAACTAAATCTCTCAGTAGATCTCTCTTTAAGCATGGGTTTGTCTTAATGTAAACTAATCCAACAGTAATGagtaaatatctaaaaatcataaatatacatttttaatttcaacttaattatcatttatcatttatacATATCAAAACTTATACTTACAAACGAGGAACAATATTTCCCGCGTATTGTACTAATTCATATAAATCTGTaactttttttcctttttggtATTGATCAAGTAAATACAATTCCAAGTGTCTTAACTCATCAGTTATTGCCATATCTATTCATTAATAATGTaaggaattttataaatttaattaaccacTTTAAAgaacaaattattatatttgaaaaaGGATACATAATTCGTAGTAACTTTTAGGACTCAAAAGCGACGTCCTAAGTTCCCCTAGCATTGTAGAGGCGTGTTTCAGAGCATCCATGAGTTTAGCGTTGTCTAAGCAGTGCTTCATCTGAAATGCCTGGACCTTGACAACTCCAATAGCATCCTCGAGCAGCTTCTCCTGCTCCTCCAGTCCCGACATTACAGGCGTCAttggctgagaaaaaaataatgataccTACCAGGAAAATACCAGGTATCCATGCTAGTAAAGCCATCCAAATCAACCATGCATTACGTCTACACTAGCTTCTCTAAATTATCCTTACTTCCAACCAAATAATTACAACTCtaattatgatactgaagttatatagctgacaactgtcaatttttttaattttcataacaaatcaattacaataaaaaaaatacttaaaaaaattttcattaataatttttatcaattttcacgtatggaatttttttattgaaattaaagttagcagttacttgactattttttaattttatttaacaaaaaaatttggtctaaaaaattatttttagaaaattgcatttttaatttttttaaatttctaaatgtcaatttttttctcattttttttgccataatttattcgttaaaaaaattctaaaataatcaaatatctactaaattaattttcatatttttttattaaatttttttcgtaactatttttgtttctataaaaatgtaaaaaaaatttctaatgtttttcaacttcagtgtcatctCTAATTAGTAATTACCACTCAATAACAGTTTTTTTCTCAACTAAAAATTTGAGATTAAGGATTAAAATTAgtgtgttaattaatataaaaataaaaccaaaaaatgataattaataattttttatacagatatttttaaaagtaaaaactaCATGATTTTAATTGATGATAGTCAATCATTGATACGTAACCTCtgacattcaatattataacATGCTACTCAAGATCggtttgattaatttaaagctATTGGTGTTAAATCATAcatgcataaataaattgattttctaaaaattaatgaacaatAAATTACATACCATtgcttatatataaataaaataaaacttataattTCCCTGTATACACCAGGCTCCAATTATAATCACACCAATACACATGTAATTAATATCATCTATCTGTCAATGTAACCTGTCATTGAAGAGGCGCCActgatgtttttttctttcgcgggtaatatttgaataaaataactaaaattaatttttcaatgattgatcgttttaattaatttatatttatttttaagtacaaAATTAGTTATTGTGAGATAAAATAATGGTTGAAGAATATGTTGAGCTTCTAAGGAGGGTCTTGCGTGATTTTTGTTTCTTcctaaatgaaataataaaccaTCAGTCTTCAGTGGAAAACAAAATCCTGTTAAATAttactataaatattaatggaCCTTCAAAGAGTTCATATATTTATCCAATTCATCCTCGGACTCATCTTGGAACTGGTTGACATTCGGGGAATTAATCAATTCCGGTGACTCCGAGTCGAAGTACTTTTCTTCTTCATCTTGTGTCCTTAGTTCAACGTTATCATACGCCTCGTTATCATCTAcagtactaaaaaaataacagtttaaataaatatattacaagaacaattcaaaatatacattctaaaaataaattaaaaaataatgatattgaaattagcggacattttataatttttttatttttctagaaaaatgaactaaattataaaaattatttttaaaaaattgcatttataatttcttagaAATTCtaaagatgaaaattttttataatttttcttgctataatttatttattgaaaaaaattatcagatatctttcaatttcagtatcataaaaaataataaataaaattacctgtAGTCAAAGTCAACGTCGTggccatttaaaaaattagtatacaTATGAGTAACAAATTCTTgacgtaaaatatttatttccttaattttcatattttttccttttcctttcaatttatttccaGGGTTTTCGGTTTCTATTTCATCAGAATCATTTCCTGATTTAGTTTTACTGCAAGATATTTTTCCGCCATCAGGCAACTCTCCCCACTGACAGTTATCCTTGAAGAGATCAGATTTATCTTTAAGCTTACAATCTTCATCATCAGACTCAGAATCAGAATCATTTTCCTCCATCACTTCGTTCTCAGCATCTTCTTGCCTCTTCATCAGTCTCTCAATATGATCACGCTCAATTCCCTGCATCAGGACGTCTACAAAAGTCTTGTCATCATTGTCAGTGTCAGCAttgtctctctcttttttttgtttttcagtgAGATACTGACCAACTAAATTTTCATAGAGCAACGGATTGCGTCTCATCATTGCTGTCTCACTAAAATACTCTCCTTTTTCAACTAACAGCTTCAAAGCTTCATATCTTCTATTTTTCGTATCTAATTCTCTACTAGCATTATTAAAATACCTTCGTAACTTATTAACGTAATGAGCAACTCCATAGTTCATGTCATCAGTCTCAAAATATTTCAACAGGTcgttattcaaaaatttaccaAACCGTGCGAGAAACTGGTCCGGACTTTTATGCAATAATTTACTAGCAATTGCTCTCTTCTCGTCAATTGTCAACTCCGGTTCATTTTTGTGAAGACATTTGAATGTCGCAGTTGATTCAGCAACAACGCTTATTATTTCACCTTCAATTTGTGATAATTCTTCAATATCATTATTCTTTTGTTGATTATTGTcgttactactattatcaacGTGAACTATTGGCTTCATTATTTCTTGATCTGACAGCTGatccattaaaaatatttttctattaatttaaacGTTCAACTTCCAAACAACTCTGAAAtcaatatcatataaaaaaaatttatctgataaaaaaattaattatgattcaTACTTATCGCATTACTCGTTATTGTCAATAActattctcattttttttatttacaattatttacaatcGTTGAtcacatttaattatttacctcAATagtaatcaaaataatattatcagcagttttaagaaaatattaattttataaattattaataagttaattttttataaaaaaaaaattatttatacacaaTAAAGATAATCGTCAGCGAACGTCCGGTTACTTAGTCATTGACCATGAACATAACCAAACAAGTTGAATGTTATCAAGATTTCAGTTCATAAAACTTTTCATCTATTGGAACAGAATAGTgtcgttaaaatttaattatgttataGTTCTCCAAGATTGTAAACACTTAAAATAAAtgcaagtattttttaatcaacaatGAATAATTGTTACATAAAAACACAATTGTTTCTCACCTGTCAAAATattcttttgtttataaattttgtatataaatagtaaaataattttttttcacaggattgataaaatcaaaatatggATAATTTAGAAATTGTCTCGAAAACTAAATGGACTTGGAATTGGGTTGATTTGTGTGGAAGTAATTCGAGTCTAAATCCTATAAATCCTGCTACTAATGACTTAAGTTTGTGTTTTCAACAATTATGTCTACAagtaaattattctttaaatataGTTACCACTAATTACAATccgtcaatttatttatttattgactaattaataaaaatattgatttttgtttCAGGTTCCAACGTTAGCTTTGTTAGCAATAGTATCAGCTTATTACtgcggaaaaaaaagtacaccATACTCGTATGACAGAATATCATTTTCCCACTATGCTATTACCTTGCGATTGATGATAACCTCATGCCTGATAGCTCTTCCAATAATAAGAGCATATATAATACTCACCAACACAACAATAGATCCAATAAATTCTGATAATGATAAAGTGCCAGCAAATGGTACATTTCTTCCCAGGtagactataaaaaataattatttactaatttgaagttcttttaattaatactccaataattaaaaattcaagtaaccAGGCGACGTCAGCAAAACCGATTGATTACATTGTGGCGGGTACTGAAGGACTGGCCTGGGtagttcattttatttttattctcacCCTGAAACGAGGACCACGCTTTAGTTTAAGAGGGCCAGTCATAATTAGAGCACTCATATTTATGTTGATCGGTGTTTCTGCATTACTGCTACGGTCTCATGTCAAACACCATGATGAAGATGATGTATTACCGCATTTATCGCTCGGATTTAGTATTTGCGTCGTTACTTTGATGGCTTTGTACGCTTTGACGCTTTTACCAAGTAAAATTCCTACAGATCGATCTACTAGATACACTGAggtttattttacatttttaaattattatattaccaAGATTGactatgataattttaactttatgAATTATAGATCGGCGAGCATACGGCGCTATTATCCTCACCCTCTTCTTCATATGTTCACTTTCCAAGTGACCAAGATCCGAATTATCTCGGGACTGCTATGGAAAATGAAACGTATTTGTCGAAGCTTTTGTTCTACTGGGTGACACCTTTGATGGAAAAAGGAGTAAGAGGATCATTGAAGCACGCTGATGATTTATACGATCTTCCTGAATCAGTTACTACGGCTTCTATTGTGCATagcattgataaaaatattcgaaaaacggtaataaaaattatttttaattgatacttTATTTTGaatcttaattataaatttgtttttattttcagcctagattaaaaagaaatatttacgTTGATATTGAACAAGATGAAACAGAACAAGTAGAGTCGTCGAGTAATAatatatcattattaaaattattgcacCAATGTTTCGGATGGCAATTTTATGCAGttggtattttaaaattcgtagCAGACTGTTCAGGTTTTATTGCTCCGATTTTGTTGAACAAACTTGTTGGCTTTATTGAAGATAAAAGTGAACCACTTTATTATGGATATTTATACGCATCTGCAATGTTTCTCTCTTCTGTTATcggtaaataatattttaaattatttaatgttatttttctgatcaaagaaatattttaggagCATTCACAACAGCACATTTCACGTATTGGATGAGTCTCGTCGGATTGAAAATCCGCAGTGCAATAGTTACTCTAGTTTACCGCAAAATTCTGCACTCTTCAAGCGTAAAATTAAACCAAGAATTTACTATGGGagaaatagttaattttatgaGTACAGACAGCGACAGAATTGTCAACAGTTGTCCTAGCTTTCATACACTTTGGAGTATTCCTCTGCAACTGGTCGTAACTCTTTATCTTCTTTACACACAAATTGGAATTTCATTTCTCGCCGGTGTCAGCTTTGCTATCATTTTGATacctataaataaatacattgcCAATAAAATAGGTATACTCAGTACCAAGATGATGAAGTTCAAGGACCAGAGGGTGCGACTAGTTGGAGAAACTTTGCGAGGCATGActactattaaattaaatgtgtGGGAGGAACATTTTTTGCGTAGTATTTTAcgtaagttttaatttatttttgatatattatcttttagatttaaaattcacgtaaatttttcaatttcagaTCTTAGAGAAAGTGAAATAAGGTATTTGAAAGGCCGTAAATATTTAGATGCTCTGTGTGTATATTTTTGGGCAACGACGCCTGTGTTAATTTCTATCCTTACTTTTTCAACTTATGTTCTTCTTGGAAATTCATTGGACGCTAAAACTGTATTTACGAGTATGGCATTATTAAACATGCTAATCGGACCTTTGAATGCTTTTCCATGGGTACTGAATGGTCTTACAGAGGCATGGGTTTCAGTGAAGCGTATCCAAAGACTATtagatgtaaataaaaattttattattaatcttaaactaaaaataataatttaattttacaaatttattttacagttAACAGATCTGGAAACTTCAACTTACTATTCAGATCCTCCTTCAGGAATTGATGTTCTGCTGAAAAATGTAACATTTTCTGTAAATGGATCAccagacaaaaatttttcagacgAAGAAAACTTAGATGAAATATTACCGTACCCGTCGACGTCTCAAGAAACAAAAACAGTAACTTTCGCAACT
This genomic interval from Cotesia glomerata isolate CgM1 linkage group LG1, MPM_Cglom_v2.3, whole genome shotgun sequence contains the following:
- the LOC123275336 gene encoding coiled-coil domain-containing protein 97, whose amino-acid sequence is MDQLSDQEIMKPIVHVDNSSNDNNQQKNNDIEELSQIEGEIISVVAESTATFKCLHKNEPELTIDEKRAIASKLLHKSPDQFLARFGKFLNNDLLKYFETDDMNYGVAHYVNKLRRYFNNASRELDTKNRRYEALKLLVEKGEYFSETAMMRRNPLLYENLVGQYLTEKQKKERDNADTDNDDKTFVDVLMQGIERDHIERLMKRQEDAENEVMEENDSDSESDDEDCKLKDKSDLFKDNCQWGELPDGGKISCSKTKSGNDSDEIETENPGNKLKGKGKNMKIKEINILRQEFVTHMYTNFLNGHDVDFDYSTVDDNEAYDNVELRTQDEEEKYFDSESPELINSPNVNQFQDESEDELDKYMNSLKEETKITQDPP